A genomic stretch from Setaria italica strain Yugu1 chromosome VII, Setaria_italica_v2.0, whole genome shotgun sequence includes:
- the LOC101773580 gene encoding uncharacterized protein LOC101773580 isoform X1 codes for MGREATELDAEQQQQQQQLLLRRCRRLFTAEDRSFRMDRRSQAAAALRAAVADVLPRFLGSYTDDTLEEYIVILVCNGKNQYQARDDLEAFLGDDSAKFVAWLWSYLSKQALASADNCNFQHGMDNESENLNDKKKHLVAKAHHGDAHVVNSKVTVPETYHGLHKLDSTIGRNVPQRCINSTVIISPEKLGCNQFIQENQHHKQNGQNVARSRSFSERTTEILTQDELHGEHLGRNASTRWLPESVGIDDGRVPVSLKRRRNVWDRLGKPVVEDRGLVGQTHDIPVQNGVHKVAKLMVAEHEPRYHVTSNAQHDAFDKAGSRKFTNCFTDVNTMQGHQHAGKANRSRLIGRLSFGEGNVFHGDVGHNNLQDRDVISQKSSLSLPIKNIQSQSLNEFTSDMKGSPLAVSEPICNTFRPSKGLAPASKKLPLLTVPRNSETEVSHGEQVSSPAYSKIPSSVHEDGNSCRNKLVKEEILDVKLKLKQMEQDVLKLRSKQAQINNGKQGALSLGPHANLEDDADSRTIFVTNVHFAATKEALSMHFRKCGTVLKVNILTDAITGHPKGAAYVTFADRECIEKAVSFSGTSFLARVLTVMRKADAPPGFLASVQQTGRPLQPWKSPPFKTASTPKQTSGYHLQWKRDQSVLEKSPASCATN; via the exons ATGGGGCGGGAGGCCACGGAGCTCGacgccgagcagcagcagcaacagcagcagctcctgctgcgccgctgccgccggctctTCACCGCCGAGGACCGATCGTTCCGCATGGATCGGCGCtcgcaggccgccgccgccctccgcgctGCCGTCGCCGACGTGCTCCCCCGCTTCCTCGGCAGCTACACCGACGACACCCTCGAG GAGTACATTGTAATTTTAGTCTGTAATGGAAAAAATCAATATCAAGCACGTGATGACTTGGAGGCCTTTCTTGGCGATGACAGTGCAAAATTTGTTGCATG GCTTTGGAGTTATCTGAGCAAACAGGCTTTGGCATCAGCTGATAATTGTAATTTTCAACATGGGATGGACAATGAGAGTGAGAACTTGAATGACAAGAAAAAACATCTTGTTGCAAAAGCCCACCATGGTGATGCTCATGTT GTAAACTCCAAGGTCACGGTACCAGAAACATACCATGGTCTTCATAAGCTTGATTCAACTATAGGACGAAATGTGCCTCAGCGGTGTATCAACTCCACTGTTATAATCTCTCCTGAAAAATTGGGCTGCAACCAGTTCATTCAGGAGAATCAGCATCACAAG CAGAATGGTCAAAATGTAGCACGCAGCAGAAGCTTCTCTGAAAGGACTACAGAAATATTAACGCAAG ATGAACTCCATGGAGAGCACCTTGGAAGAAATGCTTCCACAAGATGGTTACCTGAGAGTGTCGGAATCGATGATGGGAGAGTGCCAGTGTCCTTGAAACGACGTCGCAATGTCTGGGATAGGCTAGGGAAGCCCGTTGTAGAAGATCGTGGTTTAGTTGGACAAACTCATGACATACCTGTTCAAAATGGAGTACATAAGGTGGCCAAGTTAATGGTGGCTGAGCATGAACCAAGATACCATGTCACCTCAAATGCACAACATGATGCATTTGATAAAGCAGGTTCCAGAAAATTCACCAATTGCTTTACAGATGTCAACACAATGCAAGGGCATCAGCATGCGGGGAAGGCAAATAGAAGCAGGCTTATTGGTAGGCTAAGTTTTGGTGAAGGAAATGTGTTTCATGGTGATGTGGGGCACAATAATCTTCAAGATAGAGATGTTATCAGCCAGAAGTCCAGTTTGTCATTGCCAATTAAAAACATTCAATCACAAAGTTTGAACGAGTTCACATCTGACATGAAGGGTTCACCTCTTGCTGTTTCTGAGCCCATATGTAATACATTCAGACCATCAAAAGGGCTTGCGCCAGCTTCAAAAAAATTGCCTCTGCTAACTGTACCGAGAAATTCAGAAACCGAAGTATCACATGGTGAGCAAGTTAGCAGCCCTGCGTATTCAAAGATCCCATCTTCTGTACATGAGGACGGTAACAGTTGCAGGAATAAACTTGTGAAAGAA GAAATTTTGGATGTGAAGCTAAAGCTCAAGCAAATGGAACAAGATGTCCTCAAGCTTCGTTCCAAGCAGGCACAGATAAACAATGGAAAGCAAGGAGCCCTATCATTAG GGCCCCATGCTAATTTGGAAGACGATGCTGACTCCAGAACTATTTTCGTGACAAAT GTACATTTTGCAGCAACAAAGGAAGCATTGTCAATGCATTTCAGGAAGTGCGGCACTGTGCTTAAGGTTAACATTTTGACAGATGCCATTACTGGCCACCCTAAAGG GGCTGCATATGTTACTTTTGCTGACAGGGAATGTATTGAGAAAGCTGTATCTTTTAGTGGGACATCGTTTCTTGCCAGAGTACTCACT GTAATGCGCAAAGCGGATGCACCTCCAGGATTTCTGGCATCTGTTCAACAGACTGGGAGGCCTCTGCAGCCATGGAAGTCACCACCGTTCAAGACAGCGTCGACCCCAAAGCAGACATCTGGTTACCACCTCCAATGGAAACGCGACCAGTCTGTGCTGGAGAAATCTCCTGCCAGCTGCGCCACCAACTGA
- the LOC101773171 gene encoding preprotein translocase subunit SECE1, with translation MAATPTTTFPSLLAPGPPHPAARPSFSTLRTPSISLSLSYSLPGRLHRQRLAAFSRDTTSNKGQEQEQEPAPSAGAAEAADGGAEKSTEAEGASPGEKSPEAVAAELKEVLRARKESETAEGGGGWWAGVAQEMSEIEWPAPRKVVGTTGVVLGVIAGSTVALLSVNALLAELSDRVFAGRGLQDFFG, from the coding sequence ATGGCGGCCACGCCGACCACCACGTTCCCCAGCCTCCTCGCCCCGGGCCCACCGCACCCCGCCGCGCGCCCTTCTTTCTCCACCCTCCGCACTCCCtccatctccctctccctctcttattccctccccggccgcctccaccgccaacgCCTCGCCGCCTTTTCCAGGGACACCACCAGCAACAAggggcaggagcaggagcaggagcccGCACCGtccgcgggggcggcggaggctgcGGACGGGGGAGCGGAGAAGAGCACGGAGGCGGAGGGCGCGTCGCCCGGGGAGAAGAGcccggaggcggtggcggcggagctgaaGGAGGTGCTGCGGGCGCGGAAGGAGTCGGAGACCGCCGAGGGCGGGGGCGGGTGGTGGGCGGGCGTGGCGCAGGAGATGTCGGAGATCGAGTGGCCCGCGCCAAGGAAGGTGGTGGGCACCACCGGCGTCGTGCTTGGCGTCATCGCGGGCTCCACCGTCGCGCTGCTCTCCGTCAACGCGCTCCTCGCCGAGCTCTCCGACCGCGTCTTCGCCGGCCGCGGACTCCAGGACTTCTTCGgctga
- the LOC101773580 gene encoding uncharacterized protein LOC101773580 isoform X3, which translates to MGREATELDAEQQQQQQQLLLRRCRRLFTAEDRSFRMDRRSQAAAALRAAVADVLPRFLGSYTDDTLEEYIVILVCNGKNQYQARDDLEAFLGDDSAKFVAWLWSYLSKQALASADNCNFQHGMDNESENLNDKKKHLVAKAHHGDAHVVNSKVTVPETYHGLHKLDSTIGRNVPQRCINSTVIISPEKLGCNQFIQENQHHKQNGQNVARSRSFSERTTEILTQDELHGEHLGRNASTRWLPESVGIDDGRVPVSLKRRRNVWDRLGKPVVEDRGLVGQTHDIPVQNGVHKVAKLMVAEHEPRYHVTSNAQHDAFDKAGSRKFTNCFTDVNTMQGHQHAGKANRSRLIGRLSFGEGNVFHGDVGHNNLQDRDVISQKSSLSLPIKNIQSQSLNEFTSDMKGSPLAVSEPICNTFRPSKGLAPASKKLPLLTVPRNSETEVSHGEQVSSPAYSKIPSSVHEDGNSCRNKLVKEEILDVKLKLKQMEQDVLKLRSKQAQINNGKQGALSLGPHANLEDDADSRTIFVTNVHFAATKEALSMHFRKCGTVLKVNILTDAITGHPKGAAYVTFADRECIEKAVSFSGTSFLARVLTV; encoded by the exons ATGGGGCGGGAGGCCACGGAGCTCGacgccgagcagcagcagcaacagcagcagctcctgctgcgccgctgccgccggctctTCACCGCCGAGGACCGATCGTTCCGCATGGATCGGCGCtcgcaggccgccgccgccctccgcgctGCCGTCGCCGACGTGCTCCCCCGCTTCCTCGGCAGCTACACCGACGACACCCTCGAG GAGTACATTGTAATTTTAGTCTGTAATGGAAAAAATCAATATCAAGCACGTGATGACTTGGAGGCCTTTCTTGGCGATGACAGTGCAAAATTTGTTGCATG GCTTTGGAGTTATCTGAGCAAACAGGCTTTGGCATCAGCTGATAATTGTAATTTTCAACATGGGATGGACAATGAGAGTGAGAACTTGAATGACAAGAAAAAACATCTTGTTGCAAAAGCCCACCATGGTGATGCTCATGTT GTAAACTCCAAGGTCACGGTACCAGAAACATACCATGGTCTTCATAAGCTTGATTCAACTATAGGACGAAATGTGCCTCAGCGGTGTATCAACTCCACTGTTATAATCTCTCCTGAAAAATTGGGCTGCAACCAGTTCATTCAGGAGAATCAGCATCACAAG CAGAATGGTCAAAATGTAGCACGCAGCAGAAGCTTCTCTGAAAGGACTACAGAAATATTAACGCAAG ATGAACTCCATGGAGAGCACCTTGGAAGAAATGCTTCCACAAGATGGTTACCTGAGAGTGTCGGAATCGATGATGGGAGAGTGCCAGTGTCCTTGAAACGACGTCGCAATGTCTGGGATAGGCTAGGGAAGCCCGTTGTAGAAGATCGTGGTTTAGTTGGACAAACTCATGACATACCTGTTCAAAATGGAGTACATAAGGTGGCCAAGTTAATGGTGGCTGAGCATGAACCAAGATACCATGTCACCTCAAATGCACAACATGATGCATTTGATAAAGCAGGTTCCAGAAAATTCACCAATTGCTTTACAGATGTCAACACAATGCAAGGGCATCAGCATGCGGGGAAGGCAAATAGAAGCAGGCTTATTGGTAGGCTAAGTTTTGGTGAAGGAAATGTGTTTCATGGTGATGTGGGGCACAATAATCTTCAAGATAGAGATGTTATCAGCCAGAAGTCCAGTTTGTCATTGCCAATTAAAAACATTCAATCACAAAGTTTGAACGAGTTCACATCTGACATGAAGGGTTCACCTCTTGCTGTTTCTGAGCCCATATGTAATACATTCAGACCATCAAAAGGGCTTGCGCCAGCTTCAAAAAAATTGCCTCTGCTAACTGTACCGAGAAATTCAGAAACCGAAGTATCACATGGTGAGCAAGTTAGCAGCCCTGCGTATTCAAAGATCCCATCTTCTGTACATGAGGACGGTAACAGTTGCAGGAATAAACTTGTGAAAGAA GAAATTTTGGATGTGAAGCTAAAGCTCAAGCAAATGGAACAAGATGTCCTCAAGCTTCGTTCCAAGCAGGCACAGATAAACAATGGAAAGCAAGGAGCCCTATCATTAG GGCCCCATGCTAATTTGGAAGACGATGCTGACTCCAGAACTATTTTCGTGACAAAT GTACATTTTGCAGCAACAAAGGAAGCATTGTCAATGCATTTCAGGAAGTGCGGCACTGTGCTTAAGGTTAACATTTTGACAGATGCCATTACTGGCCACCCTAAAGG GGCTGCATATGTTACTTTTGCTGACAGGGAATGTATTGAGAAAGCTGTATCTTTTAGTGGGACATCGTTTCTTGCCAGAGTACTCACTGTATGA
- the LOC101773580 gene encoding uncharacterized protein LOC101773580 isoform X2, whose product MGREATELDAEQQQQQQQLLLRRCRRLFTAEDRSFRMDRRSQAAAALRAAVADVLPRFLGSYTDDTLEEYIVILVCNGKNQYQARDDLEAFLGDDSAKFVAWLWSYLSKQALASADNCNFQHGMDNESENLNDKKKHLVAKAHHGDAHVVNSKVTVPETYHGLHKLDSTIGRNVPQRCINSTVIISPEKLGCNQFIQENQHHKNGQNVARSRSFSERTTEILTQDELHGEHLGRNASTRWLPESVGIDDGRVPVSLKRRRNVWDRLGKPVVEDRGLVGQTHDIPVQNGVHKVAKLMVAEHEPRYHVTSNAQHDAFDKAGSRKFTNCFTDVNTMQGHQHAGKANRSRLIGRLSFGEGNVFHGDVGHNNLQDRDVISQKSSLSLPIKNIQSQSLNEFTSDMKGSPLAVSEPICNTFRPSKGLAPASKKLPLLTVPRNSETEVSHGEQVSSPAYSKIPSSVHEDGNSCRNKLVKEEILDVKLKLKQMEQDVLKLRSKQAQINNGKQGALSLGPHANLEDDADSRTIFVTNVHFAATKEALSMHFRKCGTVLKVNILTDAITGHPKGAAYVTFADRECIEKAVSFSGTSFLARVLTVMRKADAPPGFLASVQQTGRPLQPWKSPPFKTASTPKQTSGYHLQWKRDQSVLEKSPASCATN is encoded by the exons ATGGGGCGGGAGGCCACGGAGCTCGacgccgagcagcagcagcaacagcagcagctcctgctgcgccgctgccgccggctctTCACCGCCGAGGACCGATCGTTCCGCATGGATCGGCGCtcgcaggccgccgccgccctccgcgctGCCGTCGCCGACGTGCTCCCCCGCTTCCTCGGCAGCTACACCGACGACACCCTCGAG GAGTACATTGTAATTTTAGTCTGTAATGGAAAAAATCAATATCAAGCACGTGATGACTTGGAGGCCTTTCTTGGCGATGACAGTGCAAAATTTGTTGCATG GCTTTGGAGTTATCTGAGCAAACAGGCTTTGGCATCAGCTGATAATTGTAATTTTCAACATGGGATGGACAATGAGAGTGAGAACTTGAATGACAAGAAAAAACATCTTGTTGCAAAAGCCCACCATGGTGATGCTCATGTT GTAAACTCCAAGGTCACGGTACCAGAAACATACCATGGTCTTCATAAGCTTGATTCAACTATAGGACGAAATGTGCCTCAGCGGTGTATCAACTCCACTGTTATAATCTCTCCTGAAAAATTGGGCTGCAACCAGTTCATTCAGGAGAATCAGCATCACAAG AATGGTCAAAATGTAGCACGCAGCAGAAGCTTCTCTGAAAGGACTACAGAAATATTAACGCAAG ATGAACTCCATGGAGAGCACCTTGGAAGAAATGCTTCCACAAGATGGTTACCTGAGAGTGTCGGAATCGATGATGGGAGAGTGCCAGTGTCCTTGAAACGACGTCGCAATGTCTGGGATAGGCTAGGGAAGCCCGTTGTAGAAGATCGTGGTTTAGTTGGACAAACTCATGACATACCTGTTCAAAATGGAGTACATAAGGTGGCCAAGTTAATGGTGGCTGAGCATGAACCAAGATACCATGTCACCTCAAATGCACAACATGATGCATTTGATAAAGCAGGTTCCAGAAAATTCACCAATTGCTTTACAGATGTCAACACAATGCAAGGGCATCAGCATGCGGGGAAGGCAAATAGAAGCAGGCTTATTGGTAGGCTAAGTTTTGGTGAAGGAAATGTGTTTCATGGTGATGTGGGGCACAATAATCTTCAAGATAGAGATGTTATCAGCCAGAAGTCCAGTTTGTCATTGCCAATTAAAAACATTCAATCACAAAGTTTGAACGAGTTCACATCTGACATGAAGGGTTCACCTCTTGCTGTTTCTGAGCCCATATGTAATACATTCAGACCATCAAAAGGGCTTGCGCCAGCTTCAAAAAAATTGCCTCTGCTAACTGTACCGAGAAATTCAGAAACCGAAGTATCACATGGTGAGCAAGTTAGCAGCCCTGCGTATTCAAAGATCCCATCTTCTGTACATGAGGACGGTAACAGTTGCAGGAATAAACTTGTGAAAGAA GAAATTTTGGATGTGAAGCTAAAGCTCAAGCAAATGGAACAAGATGTCCTCAAGCTTCGTTCCAAGCAGGCACAGATAAACAATGGAAAGCAAGGAGCCCTATCATTAG GGCCCCATGCTAATTTGGAAGACGATGCTGACTCCAGAACTATTTTCGTGACAAAT GTACATTTTGCAGCAACAAAGGAAGCATTGTCAATGCATTTCAGGAAGTGCGGCACTGTGCTTAAGGTTAACATTTTGACAGATGCCATTACTGGCCACCCTAAAGG GGCTGCATATGTTACTTTTGCTGACAGGGAATGTATTGAGAAAGCTGTATCTTTTAGTGGGACATCGTTTCTTGCCAGAGTACTCACT GTAATGCGCAAAGCGGATGCACCTCCAGGATTTCTGGCATCTGTTCAACAGACTGGGAGGCCTCTGCAGCCATGGAAGTCACCACCGTTCAAGACAGCGTCGACCCCAAAGCAGACATCTGGTTACCACCTCCAATGGAAACGCGACCAGTCTGTGCTGGAGAAATCTCCTGCCAGCTGCGCCACCAACTGA